Proteins encoded within one genomic window of Haematobia irritans isolate KBUSLIRL chromosome 5, ASM5000362v1, whole genome shotgun sequence:
- the tej gene encoding tejas isoform X2 codes for MDVGFLKQVKVILKSLVLSYPEKITIDQLNRDYRDVEGQDIPYKKLGYRTLEQFLRQIPDTLLVAGTGHSALVFFVENEKSAHIHNMIMGQKKSRPRNRSARSRNKPNLRTSHVYRNHNSDGRNNNKFNAAAMNNQRPNGGQQLSAFDITNRNLSTRKVTVRDIPPVMQNIAQIPIRANGPCLSLPHVNRMPFAGAALPQPNAIQKQMLEMTAKLILAQTSNQKVNNITNFRVNEIKTPSTHPTSNNVVSPSLSKNENNLTSCPVVRVNEIKTPSTHPTSNNMVSPSLSKNQSNLASCPVTRLNEIKTPSTHPTSNNMVSPSLSKNQSNLASCPPQSKEVKSQTCEEVNKKFEEHVRQLQSLMSNSCHISPTPAKTVSFCSEVKNDTKSPKPSDSTDALAGVRPPKPKVNIFQNLENESQDIKKSKPIKDVEDQDNLSANTEMPDRKSLKRITKRAESPANAFKKLMDINEENVDDIDEAVPQFAANSRVFRLDLPKYTVPYGKKIDPCDLPDDIEVGNCIKIFISEIHNPFRFWFHIHKDHHELDALMHNIERFYAALSPNELRIPVVCLNPGQVCAALFNDMWHRGEIVGPASSNKVKVSFVDYGTVCDVDITNIKYLCSCFSQLPAQALRGSLSHIKPRGMHWSHESTQYFLSLVSELMLYAKITEIDRENSVFYMILCDTHDHEVLQINKHLVDKKYALYNEDWQESRFEQNGERIRHPREDFPT; via the exons atggatgTAGGATTTTTAAAACAAGTGAAAGTTATATTGAAGTCACTGGTACTTTCGTATCCAGAGAAAATTACAATAGACCAATTAAATCGGGATTATCGTGATGTTGAAGGTCAAGATATACCTTACAAGAAGCTGGGTTACAGAACCTTGGAACAGTTTTTACGGCAAATACCTGATACACTACTT GTTGCCGGCACGGGTCATTCGGCTCTGgtgttttttgtggaaaatgagAAATCTGCTCACATACATAACATGATTATGGGTCAGAAGAAGTCACGACCCAGGAACAGAAGTGCGAGATCAAGAAACAAACCAAATTTGCGCACATCGCATGTTTACAGAAATCATAATAGTGACGGTCGTAACAATAATAAATTCAATGCGGCTGCCATGAACAATCAACGCCCGAATGGTGGACAACAACTGTCAGCATTTGATATAACCAATAGGAATTTATCCACTAGAAAAGTGACGGTGAGAGATATACCACCAGTTATGCAAAACATTGCTCAGATACCGATTAGAGCAAATGGACCTTGTTTATCTCTACCCCATGTAAACAGAATGCCATTTGCCGGTGCAGCATTGCCCCAACCAAATGCTATTCAAAAACAAATGCTTGAAATGACGGCAAAATTAATTTTGGCACAAACATCGAATCAGAAAGTGAATAATATCACAAATTTCCgtgtaaatgaaattaaaacacCTTCAACACATCCAACGAGCAATAATGTGGTATCACCAAGTTTAAGTAAGAATGAAAATAATCTAACCAGTTGTCCAGTTGTTCgtgtaaatgaaattaaaacacCTTCAACACATCCAACGAGTAATAATATGGTATCACCAAGTTTAAGTAAGAATCAAAGTAATCTAGCCAGTTGTCCAGTTACtcgtttaaatgaaattaaaacacCTTCAACACATCCAACGAGTAATAATATGGTATCACCAAGTTTAAGTAAGAATCAAAGTAATCTAGCCAGTTGTCCGCCCCAAAGTAAAGAGGTCAAATCCCAGACATGTGAagaagtaaacaaaaaattcgaaGAACATGTGCGACAATTACAAAGTTTGATGAGCAACTCATGCCATATATCACCTACTCCAGCAAAAACAGTGTCATTTTGTAGTGAAGTTAAGAACGATACAAAGTCGCCAAAACCAAGTGATTCAACTGATGCACTGGCTGGTGTCAGACCACCTAAACCAAAAGTGAATATATTCCAAAACCTTGAAAATGAATCTCAAGACATCAAAAAAAGCAAACCCATAAAAGATGTAGAAGACCAAGATAATCTTTCTGCTAATACTGAAATGCCCGACCGAAAGTCGTTGAAAAGAATTACAAAACGTGCAGAAAGTCCAGCTAATGCTTTCAAAAAACTGATGGATATTAATGAGGAAAATGTCGATGATATTGATGAAGCTGTTCCACAATTTGCAGCC AATAGCCGGGTTTTCCGCTTGGACTTACCAAAATACACTGTACCATATGGCAAAAAGATTGATCCCTGTGATCTACCAGACGATATAGAAGTTGgcaattgtataaaaatattcatatctgAG ATTCATAATCCCTTTAGATTTTGGTTTCACATACACAAAGACCATCATGAGTTGGATGCTTTAATGCATAATATCGAGCGATTTTATGCAGCATTGAGCCCCAATGAATTGCGTATACCAGTTGTGTGCCTTAATCCTGGTCAAGTATGTGCAGCATTATTTAACGATATGTGGCATAGAGGAGAAATAGTTGGTCCTGCTTCCAGTAATAAAGTTAAG GTTTCCTTTGTTGATTATGGAACTGTTTGTGATGTCGATATTACGAATATCAAATATTTGTGTTCATGTTTTTCACAACTACCCGCTCAAGCATTGAGAGGTTCTTTATCGCATATAAAACCACGTGGAATGCATTGGAGTCATGAATCCACACAATATTTCCTATCGCTTGTATCGGAATTGATGCTTTATGCAAAAATAACCGAAATTGATCGAGAG